In Flavobacterium gelatinilyticum, a genomic segment contains:
- a CDS encoding FecR family protein — protein MKSKRLKEEWNAIPNRGILPEGSEARMWNNIKKATTDKYKFVYNWIAAACAVFVMFFAGYQFISRNNPTKIEMASTKTFPKDIRLLFLPDGTRVWLNENSEIYYPEKFSGKDRTVTLKGEAFFEVKRDEKRPFIISSGDIKTTVLGTSFSVTAYENKQPEVSVRTGKVKVEGLQNTVFLERGFKAVYSPETYEMQKQKTAVLEPHWKKVLLYVDGLTLGEVIEKLKPEYHFSVNYLDEDLKDLKIQGTLDTRQGFNEMLQTIAFALEIKINPEGNNTFLISR, from the coding sequence ATGAAATCGAAGAGGTTAAAAGAAGAGTGGAATGCCATACCAAACAGAGGGATACTTCCTGAAGGATCAGAGGCCCGAATGTGGAACAACATTAAAAAAGCTACAACTGACAAATATAAGTTCGTATACAACTGGATAGCCGCAGCCTGTGCTGTATTTGTAATGTTTTTTGCTGGTTATCAGTTTATTTCTAGAAACAATCCGACCAAAATCGAAATGGCTTCGACAAAAACATTTCCTAAAGACATTCGCCTTTTGTTCCTGCCGGACGGAACCCGTGTATGGCTTAATGAAAATTCTGAAATTTATTATCCTGAAAAATTCAGCGGAAAAGACAGAACCGTAACCCTGAAAGGCGAAGCTTTTTTTGAAGTAAAACGTGACGAAAAAAGACCTTTTATTATCAGCTCAGGAGATATAAAAACGACAGTACTGGGAACATCCTTCAGCGTAACAGCTTACGAAAACAAACAACCCGAAGTAAGCGTAAGAACCGGAAAAGTAAAAGTAGAAGGTTTACAAAATACCGTTTTCCTTGAAAGAGGATTTAAAGCAGTATATAGTCCTGAAACGTATGAAATGCAAAAACAAAAAACAGCTGTTTTAGAACCGCATTGGAAAAAGGTCCTTCTTTATGTAGACGGTCTGACGCTGGGAGAAGTAATAGAGAAACTCAAGCCCGAATATCATTTCTCGGTTAACTATCTGGACGAAGATTTAAAAGATCTTAAAATTCAGGGAACTCTGGACACCAGACAGGGTTTTAATGAAATGCTTCAGACTATTGCTTTTGCATTAGAAATAAAAATAAATCCAGAAGGAAACAATACTTTTTTGATAAGCAGATAA